A genomic window from Camarhynchus parvulus chromosome 27, STF_HiC, whole genome shotgun sequence includes:
- the CAVIN1 gene encoding caveolae-associated protein 1 encodes MEDTTLQIIEPPTVSETSEEQAPEEPIKPDQINGVMVLTLLDKIIGAVDQIQLTQTQLEERQQEMDSAVTSIQGELTKLTKAHTTTSNTVNKMLEKVRKVSVNVKTVRQNLEKQAGQIKKLEANEAELLKRRNFKVMIYQDEVKLPSKLSISKSLKEGEKVEKEGEGEEVPVGEDHAEEDHIQLSSDEEVEIEEIIEESRAERIKRSGMKRVDDFKKAFSKEKMEKTKLKTKENLEKTRHNLEKTRHNLEKRMNKLGTKIVTNERREKMKSSRDKLRKSFTPDHTIYARSKTAVYKVPPFTFHVKKIREGEVEVKATELVEVGGEEGENSDLMRGESPDMHTLLEITEETDAVLVDKSDSE; translated from the exons ATGGAGGACACCACCTTGCAAATCATCGAGCCGCCCACCGTTTCGGAGACCTCGGAGGAGCAAGCGCCCGAGGAGCCCATCAAACCCGACCAGATCAACGGCGTGATGGTGCTGACCCTGCTGGACAAGATCATCGGGGCCGTGGATCAGATCCAGCTGACCCAAACgcagctggaggagaggcagcaggagatggataGCGCGGTGACCAGCATCCAGGGAGAGCTGACCAAGCTGACCAAGGCACACACCACCACCAGCAACACCGTCAACAAAATGCTGGAGAAGGTGCGCAAGGTGAGCGTCAACGTGAAAACCGTCAGGCAGAACCTGGAGAAGCAAGCCGGGCAGATCAAGAAGCTGGAGGCCAACGAAGCGGAGCTCCTGAAACGCAGGAACTTCAAAGTCATGATCTATCAG GATGAAGTGAAGCTCCCATCTAAACTGAGCATCAGCAAGTCCCTAAAGGAAGGTGAAAAGGTGGAGAAGGAAGGTGAGGGTGAAGAGGTCCCTGTGGGTGAGGACCATGCAGAGGAGGACCACATCCAGCTCTCCTCGGATGAGGAGGTGGAGATTGAGGAGATTATCGAAGAGTCACGGGCAGAACGCATCAAAAGGAGCGGCATGAAAAGGGTGGATGACTTTAAGAAGGCATTCTCAAAGGAGAAGATGGAAAAGACTAAGCTAAAGACCAAGGAAAACCTGGAGAAGACCCGCCACAACTTGGAGAAGACCCGCCacaacctggagaagaggatgAACAAACTGGGCACTAAAATTGTGACTAAcgaaaggagagagaagatgaAGAGCTCTCGGGACAAACTGAGGAAGTCTTTCACCCCTGACCACACCATCTACGCCAGGTCCAAGACAGCCGTCTACAAAGTGCCACCCTTCACTTTCCATGTCAAGAAAATCAGAGAGGGTGAGGTGGAGGTGAAAGCCACAGAGCTGGTGGAGGTTggtggagaggaaggagaaaattcaGACCTGATGCGTGGGGAGAGCCCCGACATGCACACCCTGCTGGAGATCACGGAGGAGACTGACGCGGTACTGGTGGACAAGAGTGACAGCGAGTAG